In Aspergillus luchuensis IFO 4308 DNA, chromosome 1, nearly complete sequence, the following are encoded in one genomic region:
- a CDS encoding uncharacterized protein (COG:S;~EggNog:ENOG410PQ17;~TransMembrane:3 (i40-59o65-83i111-131o);~antiSMASH:Cluster_1.16): protein MFERRAADRYRLRMHRARTVALTSDEIVEVRAAQRTFEGAYIRTALSQFSFALVVLKIFTSEFYSTGALFAIYGTGVLIIGLFRRQQGNRQFFSEIGEDGIRHKFRTSGNAVVVLTALSIAAYATLIALTVRLDK, encoded by the exons ATGTTTGAG CGTCGCGCCGCGGACCGTTACCGACTGCGGATGCACCGTGCCCGCACAGTCGCGCTAACCTCGGATGAGATTGTCGAAGTACGAGCAGCGCAGCGGACTTTCGAAGGCGCCTACATCCGTACAGCTTTATCCCAATTCTCTTTCGCCCTGGTAGTATTGAAGATCTTCACCAGCGAGTTCTATAGCACTGGAGCGCTTTTCGCCATCTACGGCACGGGCGTGCTTATCATCGGACTCTTCCGTCGCCAACAAGGCAACCGGCAATTCTTTTCCGAGATAGGGGAGGATGGCATTCGTCACAAGTTCAGAACTAGTGGAAATGCCGTGGTGGTGTTAACGGCCCTTAGCATTGCCGCCTACGCGACCCTTATCGCGCTGACCGTGAGGCTGGACAAGTAG